In Sodalis ligni, a single genomic region encodes these proteins:
- the rhaD gene encoding rhamnulose-1-phosphate aldolase — protein sequence MQTILSSWFVQGMVKATTDMWLKGWDERNGGNVSLRLTPEDVAPYRAEFSPQPRTESLTQGVPELANSYFLVTGSGKFFRNVQLSPSDNLVLLQVNAEGNGYSILWGLTAGGLPTSELASHFQSHVVRKQVTKDSNRVIMHCHATNLIALSYVLDLDSARFTRELWEGSTECLVVFPDGVGIVPWMVPGTDGIGAATAEQMESHPLVLWPFHGIFASGPTLDDAFGLIDTAEKSAEIMVKVRSMGGKKQTISREELIALGRRFGVTPMAAALDVQND from the coding sequence ATGCAAACCATACTTTCTTCCTGGTTCGTACAGGGAATGGTCAAAGCCACCACCGACATGTGGCTTAAAGGTTGGGATGAGCGCAATGGCGGTAACGTCAGCCTGCGTCTGACGCCGGAGGATGTCGCTCCGTACCGTGCGGAATTCAGCCCCCAGCCCCGTACCGAATCCTTGACCCAGGGGGTGCCGGAATTAGCCAATTCCTATTTTTTGGTTACCGGTTCGGGAAAGTTTTTCCGCAATGTGCAATTATCCCCGTCGGATAATCTGGTGCTACTGCAAGTCAATGCCGAAGGAAACGGCTACAGTATTCTCTGGGGTCTGACCGCCGGCGGTCTGCCCACCTCCGAACTGGCGTCTCATTTCCAGTCCCATGTGGTGCGCAAGCAGGTGACGAAGGATAGCAACCGGGTCATTATGCATTGCCACGCCACCAATCTTATTGCCCTGAGCTATGTGCTTGATCTGGATAGCGCCCGCTTTACCCGCGAGCTCTGGGAAGGCAGCACCGAATGTCTGGTGGTGTTCCCGGACGGCGTGGGCATCGTGCCCTGGATGGTGCCGGGCACCGACGGCATCGGCGCGGCCACCGCTGAACAGATGGAATCCCATCCGCTGGTTTTATGGCCTTTCCACGGTATTTTTGCCAGCGGCCCAACCCTTGATGATGCCTTCGGTCTTATCGACACCGCGGAAAAGTCGGCGGAAATCATGGTTAAGGTCCGCTCCATGGGCGGGAAAAAACAGACTATCAGCCGGGAGGAACTGATTGCCTTGGGCCGCCGGTTCGGGGTGACGCCGATGGCGGCGGCGCTGGACGTGCAAAATGATTAG
- the rhaM gene encoding L-rhamnose mutarotase, with protein MIRKAFVMQVNPEAHEEYRHRHNPIWPELAQTLKAHGAHHYSIFMDEERHLLFAYVEMESEERWNAVAQTEVCRRWWKYMTAVMPSNEDNSPVSNELKAVFYLE; from the coding sequence ATGATTAGGAAGGCTTTCGTCATGCAGGTGAATCCCGAGGCCCATGAGGAGTACCGCCACCGCCACAATCCCATCTGGCCGGAGCTGGCGCAAACCCTCAAGGCCCACGGCGCACATCACTACAGCATTTTTATGGATGAAGAACGCCACCTGCTGTTTGCCTATGTTGAAATGGAATCCGAGGAGCGCTGGAATGCGGTGGCGCAAACCGAGGTATGCCGGCGCTGGTGGAAATACATGACCGCCGTAATGCCGTCCAACGAGGATAACAGCCCGGTGAGCAACGAATTGAAAGCGGTGTTTTATCTGGAGTGA
- the ruvX gene encoding Holliday junction resolvase RuvX — protein sequence MSNRTMMAFDFGTKSIGVAIGQEITCTARPLTAFRAQEGVPDWLQVEKLLHEWQPDLVVVGLPLNMDGSEQPLTLRARKFANRLHGRFGYEVVLHDERLSTVEARAGLFERGGFRALSKGRVDAGSAVIILESYFEQQMTGNTPHSR from the coding sequence ATGTCCAATCGCACTATGATGGCGTTTGATTTCGGTACCAAAAGCATCGGTGTGGCCATCGGCCAGGAGATTACCTGTACCGCGCGGCCATTAACGGCGTTCAGGGCGCAGGAAGGCGTTCCCGACTGGTTGCAGGTGGAAAAATTATTGCATGAGTGGCAACCGGATCTGGTGGTGGTAGGACTGCCATTGAATATGGACGGCAGCGAACAGCCCCTCACCCTGCGGGCGCGCAAGTTCGCCAACCGTCTGCACGGCCGTTTCGGCTACGAGGTCGTGCTGCACGATGAACGGCTGAGCACCGTGGAAGCCCGCGCCGGTTTATTCGAACGCGGGGGATTCCGTGCCTTGAGCAAGGGCCGGGTCGATGCCGGCTCGGCGGTCATTATCCTGGAAAGCTACTTTGAACAGCAGATGACCGGGAACACGCCTCACTCCAGATAA
- a CDS encoding YqgE/AlgH family protein has product MNLQHHFLIAMPSLQDPLFKRSVIYICEHNDEGAMGLIINKPVEQFTVESVLLKLKIMPVERDPAIRLDKPVFAGGPLADDRGFILHTPKEGFGSSIAISEETMITTSKDVLETLGTAQQPQDVLVALGYAGWEKGQLEDELLENAWLTIPADSEILFRTPIASRWRDAARKLGIDMHNIANEAGHA; this is encoded by the coding sequence ATGAATTTACAGCATCACTTCCTTATCGCCATGCCCTCACTCCAGGATCCGTTATTTAAGCGCTCGGTAATCTATATCTGCGAACATAACGATGAGGGGGCCATGGGATTGATCATCAATAAGCCGGTGGAGCAATTCACAGTAGAAAGTGTGCTCCTCAAGCTGAAAATCATGCCGGTAGAGAGAGACCCTGCCATCCGGCTGGATAAGCCGGTATTTGCCGGCGGTCCGCTGGCGGACGATCGGGGGTTTATCCTCCACACGCCTAAAGAAGGATTCGGCTCCAGCATCGCTATTTCCGAAGAAACCATGATCACCACATCCAAAGACGTACTGGAAACCCTTGGAACGGCCCAACAGCCGCAGGACGTCCTGGTGGCGCTGGGCTACGCCGGTTGGGAAAAAGGGCAGTTGGAAGATGAGCTGCTGGAAAACGCCTGGTTGACTATTCCCGCCGACAGCGAAATCCTGTTTCGCACCCCCATCGCGTCCCGCTGGCGCGACGCGGCGCGCAAATTAGGTATCGATATGCATAATATCGCCAACGAAGCAGGCCATGCATAA
- the gshB gene encoding glutathione synthase: MIKIGIVMDPISSINIKKDTSFAMLLEAQRRGWQIHYMEMSSLYLRGGEARATTRLLAVKQDYDDWYSFHGEQDIELGSLDVILMRKDPPFDTEFIYATYILERAEDKGALIVNKPQSLRDCNEKLFTAWFAHHTPDTLVSRRDDHIRAFWHQHGDIILKPLDGMGGTSIFRVKPEDPNLSVIIETLTGYGRHFCMAQNFLPAIKDGDKRVLVVDGEPVPYCLARIPKTGETRGNLAAGGRGEARALTESDWKIARDVGPILKEKGLIFVGLDIIGDKLTEINVTSPTCVREIEAAFPISITGMLLDAIEKRLAQGKN; this comes from the coding sequence ATGATAAAGATCGGCATTGTTATGGACCCCATTTCGTCCATCAACATCAAGAAAGATACCAGTTTCGCCATGCTGCTCGAAGCGCAACGCCGCGGCTGGCAGATTCACTATATGGAAATGAGTTCGCTCTACCTGCGCGGCGGCGAAGCCAGGGCCACCACCCGGCTGCTGGCGGTAAAGCAGGATTATGACGACTGGTATAGTTTTCATGGGGAGCAGGATATTGAACTAGGCTCCCTCGACGTCATCCTGATGCGCAAGGATCCGCCGTTCGACACCGAATTCATCTATGCGACCTATATCCTGGAACGGGCCGAAGATAAAGGCGCCCTGATTGTCAACAAGCCCCAAAGCCTGCGCGATTGCAATGAAAAGCTTTTTACCGCCTGGTTTGCCCACCATACCCCCGATACGCTGGTGAGCCGCCGGGACGATCATATCCGCGCTTTTTGGCACCAGCATGGGGACATCATTCTCAAACCCCTGGATGGCATGGGCGGCACCTCCATATTCCGGGTGAAACCCGAAGATCCCAACCTCTCGGTAATCATCGAAACCCTCACCGGTTACGGCCGGCATTTTTGCATGGCGCAAAATTTCCTGCCGGCCATCAAGGATGGCGATAAACGGGTCTTGGTGGTAGACGGCGAACCGGTGCCTTACTGCCTGGCACGCATCCCCAAAACCGGTGAAACCCGCGGCAATCTGGCGGCGGGCGGCCGTGGCGAAGCCCGAGCGCTGACGGAAAGCGATTGGAAAATCGCCCGCGACGTTGGCCCGATATTAAAAGAAAAAGGCCTGATTTTTGTCGGTCTGGACATTATCGGCGACAAGCTGACGGAGATAAACGTCACCAGTCCCACCTGCGTGCGGGAAATCGAAGCCGCATTTCCCATCTCCATCACCGGCATGCTGTTAGACGCCATTGAAAAAAGATTAGCCCAGGGAAAAAACTGA
- the rsmE gene encoding 16S rRNA (uracil(1498)-N(3))-methyltransferase → MRIPRIYHAGPLPAEGSVKLSEDATHHLTRVLRLSEGQPLHLFDGSNHVFDARITVADKKNVVAQVHAVRPQDCESPLHLHLGQVMSRGEKMEFTIQKSIELGVNVITPLFSERCGIKLEGERLAKKIQQWRKIAIGACEQCGRNALPQIRDAMNLDDWCAEHEPGLKLNLHPRARHSINTLPLPVERVRLLIGPEGGLSSEEIAMTSSHGFTEIQLGPRVLRTETTALTAITALQVRFGDLG, encoded by the coding sequence ATGCGTATACCGCGTATCTATCATGCCGGGCCGCTCCCGGCCGAGGGCAGCGTGAAGCTCAGCGAGGATGCCACCCACCACCTGACCCGGGTGCTGCGCCTGTCCGAAGGACAGCCCCTGCATCTTTTTGACGGCAGCAATCATGTCTTCGATGCCCGGATTACCGTGGCGGACAAAAAAAACGTCGTGGCTCAGGTCCATGCCGTACGGCCCCAGGACTGCGAATCACCGCTACACCTGCATTTGGGCCAGGTGATGTCCCGGGGCGAAAAAATGGAGTTCACCATCCAGAAATCCATCGAGTTGGGAGTGAATGTCATTACCCCATTGTTTTCAGAACGCTGCGGCATCAAGCTGGAAGGAGAGCGCCTGGCAAAAAAGATCCAGCAGTGGCGGAAAATCGCTATCGGCGCCTGTGAACAATGCGGCCGCAACGCCTTGCCGCAGATCCGCGACGCCATGAATCTCGACGATTGGTGCGCGGAACATGAACCGGGACTGAAACTCAATCTGCATCCGCGGGCCCGGCACAGCATTAATACCCTGCCGCTGCCGGTGGAACGGGTGCGGTTGCTCATTGGTCCGGAAGGAGGCTTGTCCTCCGAAGAAATTGCCATGACCTCCAGCCACGGATTTACCGAAATCCAGCTGGGGCCCCGAGTTTTGCGCACAGAAACCACAGCGCTCACCGCCATTACGGCTTTACAGGTTCGTTTCGGTGATCTGGGTTAA
- a CDS encoding SprT family zinc-dependent metalloprotease, whose protein sequence is MKPIRIPIALQQAVMQCLRENLRLAGQYFNCDFPEPTLTYRQRGTSAGTAWLEKWEIRINPVLLLANQASFIEEVVPHELAHLLVFRQFGRVAPHGKEWRWMMSEVLKSDPRRTHEFDLATVRTHTYPYACGCRRHDLTIRRHNRIRRGEAQYRCRQCGNILHYDENA, encoded by the coding sequence ATGAAACCGATCCGCATCCCCATAGCCCTTCAGCAGGCCGTCATGCAGTGCTTGCGCGAAAACCTGCGCCTGGCCGGCCAATATTTTAACTGCGATTTTCCTGAACCGACGCTAACCTATCGGCAACGAGGCACATCGGCGGGCACCGCCTGGCTGGAAAAATGGGAAATCCGCATCAATCCGGTCCTCCTCCTGGCCAACCAGGCCAGCTTTATTGAAGAAGTCGTTCCCCATGAACTAGCGCATTTACTGGTATTCCGCCAGTTTGGCCGCGTAGCGCCTCACGGCAAGGAATGGCGCTGGATGATGTCCGAAGTCCTAAAGTCCGATCCCCGCCGCACCCATGAGTTCGACCTTGCCACGGTACGTACCCATACCTACCCATACGCGTGCGGATGCCGGCGCCATGATTTAACCATCCGCCGACATAATCGCATCCGCCGGGGCGAAGCCCAATATCGCTGCCGCCAGTGCGGCAATATCCTCCATTACGATGAAAATGCCTGA
- a CDS encoding sugar porter family MFS transporter, producing the protein MSTAKHRSGSSNARITFFVCFMAALAGLLFGLDIGVIAGALPFLSKDFQITPHEQEWVVSSMMFGAAVGAVGAGWLSAKLGRKYSLLIGALLFVIGSLCSAFTPSVELLIVARVILGLAVGVASYTAPLYLSEIAPEKIRGSMISMYQLMITIGILAAYLSDTGFSYSGSWRWMLGVITIPAVLLFIGVLFLPGSPRWLAARGRFIEAQKVLDMLRDTSAQAKNELDEIRESLKIKQSGWALFTSNGNFRRVVYLGILLQVMQQFTGMNVIMYYAPKIFGIAGFSGTADQMWGTVIVGLVNVLATFIAIGLVDRWGRKPTLKLGFLVMAVGMGVLGTLLHIGVETDFRKYFAIVMLMMFIVGFAMSAGPLIWVLCSEIQPLKGRDFGITVSTATNWIANMIVGATFLTMLDKLGNANTFWVYGGLNVLFILLTYWLIPETKNISLEHIERNLMTGKSLREIGDRA; encoded by the coding sequence ATGAGTACTGCCAAACATAGGTCAGGCAGCTCTAATGCTCGCATAACCTTTTTCGTCTGTTTTATGGCCGCCCTTGCCGGCTTGCTTTTTGGCCTGGATATCGGCGTGATTGCCGGTGCGTTACCCTTCCTGTCGAAAGATTTCCAAATCACCCCCCATGAACAGGAATGGGTGGTCAGTTCAATGATGTTCGGCGCGGCGGTGGGCGCGGTAGGCGCCGGTTGGCTGTCAGCGAAACTCGGCCGTAAATACAGTCTGCTGATTGGCGCGCTGCTGTTTGTAATCGGCTCGTTATGCTCCGCGTTTACGCCAAGCGTTGAACTGCTGATCGTCGCCAGGGTTATCCTCGGCCTGGCGGTAGGTGTCGCCTCTTACACCGCCCCGTTATACCTATCGGAAATCGCGCCGGAAAAAATCCGCGGCAGCATGATTTCCATGTATCAATTGATGATTACCATCGGCATCCTGGCGGCCTATTTATCCGATACCGGCTTTAGCTACAGCGGATCCTGGCGCTGGATGCTGGGTGTGATAACCATCCCGGCGGTATTGCTGTTCATCGGCGTTCTGTTCCTGCCGGGCAGCCCGCGCTGGCTGGCGGCGCGAGGGCGTTTCATCGAAGCGCAGAAAGTTCTGGATATGCTGCGGGATACCTCGGCGCAGGCCAAAAATGAACTGGATGAAATCCGCGAAAGCCTGAAGATCAAACAAAGCGGCTGGGCACTGTTCACCAGCAACGGCAACTTCCGCCGTGTAGTTTATCTGGGCATCTTGCTGCAGGTAATGCAGCAGTTCACCGGCATGAACGTCATCATGTATTATGCGCCGAAGATTTTCGGCATCGCCGGTTTCTCCGGTACCGCCGATCAAATGTGGGGAACGGTCATTGTCGGTTTGGTGAACGTACTGGCCACCTTTATCGCCATCGGCCTGGTGGATCGCTGGGGCCGCAAACCCACCCTCAAGCTGGGCTTCCTGGTTATGGCCGTCGGCATGGGCGTATTGGGTACGCTGCTGCATATCGGCGTCGAAACCGACTTTAGAAAATATTTCGCCATTGTCATGCTGATGATGTTTATCGTCGGTTTCGCCATGAGCGCCGGTCCGCTGATTTGGGTACTGTGTTCCGAAATACAGCCGCTCAAAGGCCGTGATTTCGGCATCACGGTCTCCACCGCCACCAACTGGATCGCCAACATGATAGTCGGCGCCACCTTCCTGACCATGCTGGATAAATTGGGCAACGCCAACACCTTCTGGGTCTACGGCGGCCTGAACGTCCTGTTTATCCTCCTGACCTACTGGCTGATACCGGAAACCAAAAACATCTCCCTCGAACATATCGAACGGAACCTGATGACCGGCAAATCCCTGCGTGAAATCGGCGATCGCGCCTAA
- the metK gene encoding methionine adenosyltransferase: MAKHLFTSESVSEGHPDKIADQISDAVLDAILAQDPKARVACETYVKTGMVLVGGEITTSAWVDIEELTRRTIREIGYINSEMGFDANSCAVLSAIGKQSPDINQGVDRTDPLEQGAGDQGLMFGYATNETDVLMPAPITYAHRLVSRQSQVRKNGTLPWLRPDAKSQVTFAYDNDKVVGIDTVVLSTQHSDDISLADLHEGVMEEIIKPVLPAEWLSPATKYFINPTGRFVIGGPMGDCGLTGRKIIVDTYGGMARHGGGAFSGKDPSKVDRSAAYAARYVAKNIVAAGLASRCEIQVSYAIGVAEPTSISIETFGTGKIADDKLIPLVREFFDLRPYGLITMLDLLQPIYRETAAYGHFGREHFPWEKTDKAHLLRDAAGLK, encoded by the coding sequence ATGGCTAAACACCTATTTACGTCCGAATCCGTTTCAGAAGGACATCCTGATAAAATCGCGGATCAAATTTCCGATGCCGTGCTTGATGCGATCCTGGCACAGGATCCCAAAGCCCGCGTGGCCTGCGAGACCTATGTGAAAACCGGCATGGTGCTGGTCGGCGGCGAAATCACCACCAGCGCCTGGGTGGATATCGAAGAGTTAACCCGCAGGACCATTCGCGAAATCGGTTATATCAATTCGGAAATGGGTTTTGACGCCAACTCGTGCGCCGTGCTCAGCGCTATCGGCAAACAGTCCCCCGATATCAATCAGGGCGTGGACCGTACCGATCCGCTGGAACAGGGCGCCGGGGACCAGGGCCTGATGTTCGGTTATGCCACCAACGAAACCGACGTATTGATGCCCGCCCCGATTACCTACGCCCACCGCCTGGTTTCACGCCAGTCGCAGGTGCGGAAAAACGGCACCCTGCCCTGGCTGCGTCCGGATGCCAAAAGCCAGGTCACCTTTGCCTACGATAACGATAAAGTCGTCGGTATCGATACCGTGGTGCTCTCCACCCAGCATTCCGATGACATTTCGCTGGCGGATCTCCATGAAGGCGTGATGGAAGAGATCATCAAGCCGGTGCTGCCCGCCGAATGGCTCTCTCCCGCCACCAAATATTTCATCAATCCCACCGGCCGTTTTGTTATCGGCGGCCCGATGGGAGACTGCGGTCTGACGGGACGTAAAATCATCGTCGATACCTACGGCGGCATGGCTCGCCATGGCGGCGGCGCATTTTCCGGCAAGGATCCGTCCAAGGTGGACCGCTCCGCCGCCTATGCCGCCCGCTACGTTGCCAAGAATATCGTCGCCGCGGGCCTGGCCAGCCGCTGTGAAATCCAGGTGTCTTATGCCATCGGCGTGGCGGAACCGACGTCCATCTCCATCGAGACATTCGGCACCGGTAAAATAGCCGATGACAAATTGATCCCGCTGGTGCGCGAATTCTTCGATCTGCGTCCGTACGGCTTGATCACCATGCTGGATTTGTTGCAGCCTATTTACCGCGAAACCGCCGCCTATGGGCATTTCGGCCGCGAACATTTCCCGTGGGAAAAAACCGATAAGGCGCATTTGCTGCGCGACGCCGCCGGTTTAAAATAA
- the speA gene encoding biosynthetic arginine decarboxylase — protein MFDDQKHQGPHRTGHHDTLRSMQEVAMNDSDASKMMRTYNVAYWGNNYFDVNELGHISVCPDPDFPEARVDLAELVKERQNDGQRLPALFCFPQILQHRLRSINGAFKRARESFGYQGGYFLVYPIKVNQHRRVIESLINSGEPLGLEAGSKAELMAVLAHAGMTRTVIVCNGYKDREYIRLALIGEKLGHKVYLVIEKLSEIKLVLEEAERLNVVPRLGVRARLASQGSGKWQSSGGEKSKFGLAAVQVLQLVELLRSKGRLDSLQLLHFHLGSQLSNIRDIASGVRESARFYVELHRLGVNIECFDVGGGLGVDYEGTRSQSDCSANYGLNEYANNVIWGIGDACNEFDLPHPTVITESGRAVTAHHTVLVSNIIGVERNEFSEPNPPDDDAPRALESLWQTWQEMQEPLNRRSLREWLHDSQMDLHDVHTQYTHGMLDLTQRAWAEQLYLNICRMIQVQLDPSNRAHRPIIDELQERMADKLYVNFSLFQSMPDAWGIDQLFPVLPLEGLDKPPEGRAVLLDITCDSDGTIDHYIDGDGIATTMPMPPYDVDNPPLLGFFMVGAYQEILGNMHNLFGDTAAVDVFVFKDGSVELNESDEGDSVADMLQYVQLEPDVLLARFRDQVKETDLDPALQAEFLEEFEAGLYGYTYLEDE, from the coding sequence ATGTTTGATGATCAAAAACACCAAGGGCCTCACCGTACCGGCCACCATGATACTTTGCGTTCCATGCAGGAGGTCGCCATGAATGACAGCGATGCCAGTAAAATGATGCGCACCTACAATGTCGCTTACTGGGGAAACAATTACTTTGATGTCAACGAACTGGGCCATATCAGCGTATGCCCCGATCCGGATTTCCCCGAAGCGCGCGTGGATTTGGCCGAATTGGTCAAAGAGCGGCAAAACGACGGCCAGCGGCTGCCGGCGCTGTTTTGCTTTCCACAAATCCTTCAGCACCGGCTGCGTTCCATCAACGGCGCCTTCAAGCGCGCCCGGGAATCATTCGGTTACCAAGGCGGTTATTTCCTGGTTTATCCGATTAAGGTGAACCAGCATCGTCGGGTCATCGAATCCCTGATCAATTCCGGCGAGCCCCTGGGTCTTGAAGCGGGCTCCAAGGCGGAATTAATGGCGGTATTGGCCCATGCCGGCATGACCCGGACCGTGATTGTCTGTAATGGTTATAAGGATCGCGAGTACATCCGCCTGGCATTGATTGGCGAGAAGCTGGGTCACAAAGTCTATCTGGTGATTGAAAAGCTTAGCGAAATTAAACTGGTGCTGGAAGAGGCCGAGCGGCTGAACGTGGTGCCCCGTCTGGGCGTGCGCGCCCGCCTGGCGTCGCAGGGCTCCGGCAAATGGCAATCCAGCGGCGGCGAAAAATCCAAATTCGGACTGGCGGCGGTCCAGGTACTGCAACTGGTGGAACTCCTGCGCAGCAAAGGCCGCCTCGACAGCCTGCAACTGCTGCATTTCCATCTCGGGTCACAATTGTCCAACATCCGCGATATTGCTTCCGGCGTGCGTGAATCGGCGCGGTTTTATGTGGAACTCCACCGGCTGGGGGTCAACATCGAATGTTTCGACGTGGGCGGCGGGCTGGGCGTGGATTACGAAGGCACCCGTTCCCAATCGGACTGCTCCGCCAACTACGGTCTCAATGAATATGCCAACAATGTGATTTGGGGCATCGGCGACGCCTGTAACGAATTCGATCTGCCCCATCCCACGGTGATTACCGAATCCGGCCGGGCGGTCACCGCCCATCATACGGTGCTGGTATCGAATATCATCGGCGTCGAGCGTAATGAGTTCAGCGAGCCGAACCCGCCGGATGACGACGCGCCGCGCGCGCTGGAAAGCCTGTGGCAAACCTGGCAGGAAATGCAGGAACCCCTTAATCGGCGCTCTCTGCGCGAATGGCTGCACGACAGCCAGATGGATCTGCACGATGTCCATACCCAATATACCCACGGCATGCTGGATCTGACCCAGCGGGCCTGGGCGGAGCAGCTCTATCTGAATATTTGCCGCATGATCCAGGTACAGCTTGATCCCAGCAACCGCGCCCATCGCCCGATTATCGACGAACTGCAAGAGCGCATGGCGGATAAGCTGTATGTGAACTTCTCGCTGTTCCAGTCAATGCCGGACGCCTGGGGCATCGATCAGCTCTTCCCGGTGCTGCCGCTGGAGGGATTGGACAAACCCCCCGAAGGCCGCGCCGTGCTGCTGGACATCACCTGCGATTCCGACGGCACCATCGATCACTACATCGACGGCGACGGCATCGCCACCACCATGCCGATGCCTCCTTATGATGTGGATAACCCGCCGTTGCTGGGATTCTTCATGGTGGGCGCTTATCAGGAAATCCTCGGCAATATGCATAATCTGTTCGGCGATACCGCGGCGGTGGACGTGTTTGTCTTTAAAGACGGCAGCGTGGAGCTCAATGAATCCGATGAAGGGGATTCCGTGGCCGATATGCTGCAATATGTACAGCTTGAGCCGGATGTGCTGCTCGCCCGCTTCCGCGATCAGGTCAAAGAGACCGATCTTGATCCGGCGCTGCAGGCGGAATTCCTCGAAGAGTTCGAGGCCGGGCTTTATGGTTACACTTATCTCGAAGATGAATAA
- the speB gene encoding agmatinase has protein sequence MSTLGHQYDNSLVSNAFGFLRLPLEFNPYDSDADWVITGIPFDMATSGRSGSRHGPAAIRQVSTNLAWEGCRWPWDFDVRQRLKVVDCGDLVFEFGDAQDFSDKLQQHAERLLAAGKRLLSFGGDHFVTLPLLRAHARQFGKMALVHFDAHTDTYANGSKFDHGTMFFHAPNEGLIDPRHSVQIGIRTEYDRDNGFTVLDAAQVNDRRVEDIIAQVKGIVGDLPVYLTFDIDCLDPAHAPGTGTPVIGGLSTDRALKLVRGLQSLNIVGMDLVEVAPSYDHAQITALAAATLALEMLYIQGAKKA, from the coding sequence ATGAGCACCCTGGGCCATCAATACGATAACTCCCTGGTTTCCAATGCGTTCGGTTTTCTGCGGCTGCCGCTGGAATTCAACCCCTACGACAGCGATGCCGATTGGGTTATCACCGGTATACCTTTCGATATGGCCACCAGCGGACGTTCCGGCAGCCGGCACGGTCCGGCGGCTATTCGCCAGGTCTCAACCAACCTGGCCTGGGAAGGCTGCCGCTGGCCCTGGGATTTTGATGTCCGCCAGCGCCTGAAGGTAGTGGATTGCGGCGACCTGGTATTTGAGTTCGGCGATGCCCAGGATTTCAGCGACAAACTGCAACAGCATGCGGAACGCCTGCTGGCGGCGGGCAAACGGCTGTTATCGTTCGGCGGCGATCATTTTGTCACGCTTCCTCTGCTGCGCGCCCATGCCAGGCAATTTGGCAAAATGGCGCTGGTGCATTTCGACGCCCATACCGATACCTATGCCAACGGCAGCAAATTCGATCACGGCACCATGTTCTTCCACGCCCCTAACGAGGGGTTGATCGATCCGCGGCACTCGGTGCAGATCGGCATTCGCACCGAATACGATCGCGATAACGGCTTCACCGTGCTGGACGCGGCGCAGGTTAACGATCGCCGCGTGGAAGATATCATTGCCCAGGTAAAAGGCATTGTCGGCGATTTGCCGGTTTACCTGACATTTGATATCGATTGCCTGGATCCGGCCCATGCGCCGGGTACCGGCACGCCGGTGATCGGCGGACTCAGCACCGATCGGGCCTTAAAGCTGGTGCGCGGCCTGCAGTCGCTGAATATCGTCGGCATGGATCTGGTGGAAGTGGCGCCGTCCTACGACCACGCGCAAATCACCGCCCTGGCCGCCGCCACTCTGGCCCTGGAAATGCTCTATATCCAAGGCGCAAAAAAAGCCTGA